From a region of the Anaerolineales bacterium genome:
- a CDS encoding peptidoglycan DD-metalloendopeptidase family protein codes for MEPTAATPSAPLPTQQAPSTLPAATLAPTATPSIEPAEPVASPTFPATPTIGLISESEEILYLSQSGDTLRAVAARFGVVPEDIVVQGGALPGADSLVDPGLQLILPRRLASTGPSERLIPDSELIFSPNAAEFDVDGFCAAAGGFLCQYQEYVGSRRLRGPEILAQVARDNAVNPRLLLALLEYESGWVLDSERPAGQAADFPLGHSSPDSRGLFRQLTWAANELGNGYYGWRAGGLTDLSLSDGSSLRLAPSLNAGTVALQRFFSLSPDPAAWAESVGAEGFMRTYTAMFGDPFQDEFQIYEPGVAQPALILPFLPGHVWAYTGGPHGAWERESAWAAIDFAPPSLQPGCVDSSEWIVAAAPGLVVRSGGGVVVLDLDGDGREQTGWTLLYLHVADAGRVQVGDFLEEGDLLGHPSCEGGVATGTHLHIARKYNGEWVLADGPLPFTLSGWRVQAGSKPYQGTLIQGDQVVTACSCASQETQISR; via the coding sequence TTGGAGCCCACCGCCGCCACACCGTCGGCGCCGCTTCCGACGCAGCAGGCTCCATCGACTCTGCCTGCGGCGACCCTCGCCCCCACGGCGACGCCAAGCATCGAGCCGGCTGAACCTGTTGCCTCCCCAACCTTCCCTGCCACGCCGACCATCGGGCTGATCTCCGAGTCCGAGGAGATCCTGTACCTCTCGCAATCCGGCGACACATTGCGGGCCGTAGCGGCCCGCTTCGGCGTTGTGCCGGAGGACATCGTCGTTCAAGGTGGAGCGTTGCCTGGGGCTGACAGCCTGGTGGATCCGGGGCTGCAACTGATCCTGCCGCGCAGGCTGGCATCGACCGGTCCATCGGAACGCCTGATCCCAGACAGCGAGCTGATCTTCTCGCCGAATGCCGCCGAGTTCGACGTGGACGGGTTCTGTGCCGCGGCGGGCGGCTTTCTCTGCCAATACCAGGAGTACGTCGGCTCGCGCCGGCTGCGAGGCCCCGAGATCCTCGCCCAGGTCGCACGCGACAACGCGGTGAACCCGCGCCTCCTGCTGGCGCTGCTAGAGTATGAGTCAGGCTGGGTGCTGGACAGTGAACGGCCGGCAGGCCAGGCCGCCGACTTCCCCCTTGGACACAGCAGCCCGGATAGCCGGGGCTTGTTCCGCCAGCTGACGTGGGCCGCCAACGAGCTGGGCAACGGCTACTACGGATGGCGGGCGGGCGGCCTGACGGATCTGAGTCTCAGCGATGGCAGCAGCCTGCGTCTGGCGCCGTCGCTTAATGCTGGGACGGTTGCACTCCAACGCTTCTTCTCACTGAGCCCGGATCCGGCCGCCTGGGCGGAGAGCGTCGGCGCCGAAGGGTTCATGCGGACGTACACTGCCATGTTCGGCGATCCCTTCCAGGATGAGTTCCAGATCTACGAACCCGGGGTGGCGCAGCCAGCCTTGATCCTGCCGTTTCTGCCCGGACACGTCTGGGCGTACACGGGCGGGCCACACGGTGCGTGGGAACGCGAAAGCGCCTGGGCAGCGATCGATTTTGCCCCGCCATCGCTTCAGCCGGGGTGCGTCGATTCCTCGGAGTGGATCGTTGCCGCGGCTCCCGGGCTGGTGGTGCGCAGCGGAGGCGGCGTGGTCGTGCTCGACCTGGATGGGGACGGCCGAGAGCAAACGGGCTGGACTCTGCTCTATCTGCATGTCGCCGACGCCGGCCGGGTGCAGGTGGGTGACTTCCTAGAGGAAGGCGACCTGCTGGGGCATCCCTCTTGCGAGGGGGGAGTCGCCACGGGGACCCATCTGCACATCGCCCGCAAGTACAACGGGGAGTGGGTGCTGGCAGACGGGCCTCTGCCGTTCACGCTCAGCGGCTGGAGGGTCCAGGCCGGGAGCAAGCCGTACCAGGGGACCCTGATCCAGGGCGATCAGGTGGTCACAGCTTGCAGTTGCGCCAGCCAAGAAACCCAGATCAGCCGATGA